From Haemorhous mexicanus isolate bHaeMex1 chromosome 13, bHaeMex1.pri, whole genome shotgun sequence, a single genomic window includes:
- the GNB5 gene encoding guanine nucleotide-binding protein subunit beta-5 isoform X2 — MKTRRTLKGHGNKVLCMDWCKDKRRIVSSSQDGKVIVWDSFTTNKEHAVTMPCTWVMACAYAPSGCAIACGGLDNKCSVYPLTFEKNENMAAKKKSVAMHTNYLSACSFTNSDMQILTASGDGTCALWDVESGQLLQSFHGHGADVLCLDLAPSETGNTFVSGGCDKKAMVWDMRSGQCVQSFETHDSDINSVRYYPSGDAFASGSDDATCRLYDLRADREVAIYSKESIIFGASSVDFSLSGRLLFAGYNDYTINVWDVLKGSRVSILFGHENRVSTLRVSPDGTAFCSGSWDHTLRIWA; from the exons ATGAAGACCAGGAGGACCCTGAAGGGCCATGGAAACAAAGTTCTCTGCATGGACTGGTGCAAAGACAAGAGAAGAATTGTGAGCTCTTCCCAG GATGGGAAGGTGATCGTGTGGGATTCCTTCACTACCAACAAA GAACACGCCGTGACGATGCCCTGTACCTGGGTGATGGCATGTGCCTATGCCCCTTCTGGATGTGCCATTGCTTGTGG TGGCCTGGACAACAAGTGTTCTGTGTACCCTctgacatttgaaaaaaatgaaaatatggcTGCAAAGAAGAAATCTGTTGCAATGCACACGAACTACTTGTCTGCCTGCAGCTTCACTAACTCAGACATGCAG ATCCTGACAGCAAGTGGAGATGGAACTTGTGCTCTATGGGATGTTGAGAGTGGGCAGCTTCTACAAAGTTTCCACGGTCATGGAGCTGATGTCCTGTGCCTGGACCTAGCCCCTTCTGAAACGGGAAATACATTTGTCTCTGGG GGATGTGACAAGAAAGCCATGGTTTGGGACATGCGGTCTGGACAGTGTGTGCAGTCATTTGAAACCCACGATTCAGATATCAACAGTGTCAG ATATTATCCAAGTGGAGATGCTTTTGCCTCTGGTTCAGACGATGCCACG TGTCGTTTATATGACCTTCGTGCAGACAGAGAAGTAGCAATTTATTCCAAAGAGAGCATCATTTTTGGAGCATCCAGTGTGGACTTCTCTCTCAGTG GTCGCCTGCTGTTCGCAGGCTATAACGATTACACCATCAATGTGTGGGATGTGCTGAAGGGCTCCCGTGTGTCCATTCTGTTCGGACATGAAAACCGTGTCAGCACGCTGCGGGTCTCTCCCGACGGGACCGCCTTCTGCTCGGGCTCCTGGGACCACACTCTCCGA ATCTGGGCGTAA
- the BCL2L10 gene encoding bcl-2-like protein 10: protein MPRSLKEETALLLEDYFQHRAGSAALPCSPTAGTLRRAAAELERQERPFFRSCAPLARAEPREAAALLGRVAAQMEADGGLNWGRLLALVVFAGTLAAALAERGCSDGPRCLAAHLAAYLAEERGEWLEAHGGWDGFCRFFGRPGSEGAEQSSTIGNAIVAAAAGIGMAGLAFLLVR, encoded by the exons ATGCCGCGCTCGCTGAAGGAGGAGACGGCGCTGCTGCTGGAGGATTACTTCCAGCAccgcgccggcagcgccgcgctgccctgcagccccacggCGGGCACGctgcggcgggcggcggccgagCTGGAGCGGCAGGAGCGGCCCTTCTTCCGCTCCTGCGCGCCGCTGGCGCGGGCCGAGCCGCGGGAGGCGGCCGCgctgctgggcagggtggcGGCGCAGATGGAGGCCGACGGCGGCCTCAACTGGGGCCGGCTGCTGGCGCTCGTGGTGTTCGCCGGCACGCTGGCGGCCGCGCTGGCCGAGCGGGGCTGCAGCGACGGGCCGCGCTGCCTGGCCGCTCACCTGGCCGCCTACCTGGCCGAGGAGCGCGGCGAGTGGCTGGAGGCGCACGGCGGATGG gatggcttctgtcgGTTCTTCGGCCGGCCGGGCTCGGAGGGGGCcgagcagagcagcaccatcGGCAACGCCAtcgtggcggcggcggcgggcatCGGCATGGCGGGGCTGGCCTTCCTCCTGGTGCGGTAG